A stretch of the Cuculus canorus isolate bCucCan1 chromosome 15, bCucCan1.pri, whole genome shotgun sequence genome encodes the following:
- the PDPK1 gene encoding 3-phosphoinositide-dependent protein kinase 1 isoform X3 has product MVRNQADSSTPSVISTCGSRQGSNMEGTAAESRSTSNSLQQHTGQQPPQPRKKRPDDFKFGKILGEGSFSTVVLARELASSREYAIKILEKRHIIKENKVPYVTRERDVMSRLDHPFFVKLYFTFQDDEKLYFGLSYAKNGELLKYIRKIGSFDETCTRFYTAEIVSALEYLHGKGIIHRDLKPENILLNEDMHIQITDFGTAKVLSADSRQARANSFVGTAQYVSPELLTEKSACKSSDLWALGCIIYQLVAGLPPFRAGNEYLIFQKIIKLEYDFPEKFFPKAKDLVEKLLVLDATNRLGCEEMGGYGPLKAHPFFESIVWENLHLQTPPKLTAYLPAMSEDDEDCYGNYDNLLSQFGCMQVSGSASSHSLSAPETSTPQTTGGNIEQYIHDLDNNSFELDLQFSEDEKKLLLAKQAGGNPWHQFVENNLILKMGPVDKRKGLFARRRQLLLTEGPHLYYVDPVNKVLKGEIPWSSELRPEAKNFKTFFVHTPNRTYYLMDPSGNAHKWCKKIHEVWRHRYHQNAAK; this is encoded by the exons ATGGTGAGGAACCAAGCAGATTCCAGCACTCCATCTGTCATTTCCACCTGTGGCAGCAGACAGGGATCTAACATGGAGGGCACTGCAGCTGAATCAAGATCTACTTCAAACTCCTTACAGCAGCATACGGGACAGCAGCCTCCACAGCCTCGGAAGAAACGACCTGATGACTTCAAATTTGGGAAAATTCTGGGTGAAGGATCTTTTTCAACG GTTGTCTTGGCTCGAGAACTGGCGAGTTCTAGAGAATATGCCA ttaaaATTCTAGAAAAACGTCAtatcataaaagaaaacaaggtgcCATATGTGACACGAGAGAGAGATGTGATGTCCCGCTTGGATCACCCTTTTTTTGTGAAACTCTACTTCACCTTTCAAGATGATGAAAAGCTGT ATTTTGGGCTTAGCTATGCCAAAAACGGAGAGCTGCTGAAGTATATACGCAAAATTGGCTCGTTTGATGAGACCTGTACCAGGTTTTATACTGCTGAAATTGTATCAGCCCTGGAATATTTGCATGGGAAAGGAATAATTCACAG GGACCTTAAGCCAGAGAACATCTTGCTAAATGAAGATATGCACATTCAAATAACAGACTTTGGAACAGCAAAAGTATTATCTGCAGATAGCAGACAAG CACGGGCGAACTCATTTGTAGGGACGGCACAATATGtttctccagagctgctgaCAGAGAAATCTGCCTGTAAAAG ctCTGACCTCTGGGCTCTGGGATGTATAATATATCAGCTTGTAGCTGGATTGCCCCCGTTTAGAGCTGG aaatgaatATCTTATATTCCAGAAGATAATAAAGTTGGAATATGACTTTCCAGAAAAATTTTTTCCCAAGGCAAAAGACCTTGTTGAAAAGCTATTG GTTCTAGATGCTACCAACAGATTAGGTTGTGAAGAAATGGGAGGATATGGACCTCTTAAGGCTCACCCCTTCTTCGAATCCATTGTGTGGGAGAACCTACATCTTCAGACACCTCCGAAACTTACAGCGTATTTACCTGCTATGTCAGAGGATGACGAAGACTGTTACGGGAAT TATGACAATCTCCTGAGTCAGTTTGGTTGCATGCAAGTTTCTGGTTCTGCCTCTTCCCATTCACTGTCTGCCCCAGAGACAAGTACACCGCAGACAACAGGAGGAAATATTGAACAGTATATTCATGATCTTGACAACAATTCCTTTGAGCTGGACTTACAgttttctgaagatgaaaagaagtTACTTCTGGCAAAACAAGCTGGTGGAAATCCTTG gCATCAGTTTGTAGAAAATAACTTAATCCTAAAAATGGGTCCAGTGGACAAAAGAAAG GGATTGTTTGCACGTCGGCGCCAATTGCTGCTCACAGAAGGGCCCCACCTCTATTACGTGGATCCTGTCAACAAAGTTCTAAAAGGAGAAATCCCATGGTCTTCAGAGTTGCGGCCAGAAGCCAAgaattttaagacattttttgtTCACACA CCGAACAGGACGTATTACCTGATGGACCCAAGTGGAAATGCTCATAAATGGTGTAAAAAGATCCATGAAGTTTGGCGGCACAGATATCACCAGAATGCTGCTAAATAG
- the PDPK1 gene encoding 3-phosphoinositide-dependent protein kinase 1 isoform X2, giving the protein MELYDAVPIQSSVVLCSCSSPSMVRNQADSSTPSVISTCGSRQGSNMEGTAAESRSTSNSLQQHTGQQPPQPRKKRPDDFKFGKILGEGSFSTVVLARELASSREYAIKILEKRHIIKENKVPYVTRERDVMSRLDHPFFVKLYFTFQDDEKLYFGLSYAKNGELLKYIRKIGSFDETCTRFYTAEIVSALEYLHGKGIIHRDLKPENILLNEDMHIQITDFGTAKVLSADSRQARANSFVGTAQYVSPELLTEKSACKSSDLWALGCIIYQLVAGLPPFRAGNEYLIFQKIIKLEYDFPEKFFPKAKDLVEKLLVLDATNRLGCEEMGGYGPLKAHPFFESIVWENLHLQTPPKLTAYLPAMSEDDEDCYGNYDNLLSQFGCMQVSGSASSHSLSAPETSTPQTTGGNIEQYIHDLDNNSFELDLQFSEDEKKLLLAKQAGGNPWHQFVENNLILKMGPVDKRKGLFARRRQLLLTEGPHLYYVDPVNKVLKGEIPWSSELRPEAKNFKTFFVHTPNRTYYLMDPSGNAHKWCKKIHEVWRHRYHQNAAK; this is encoded by the exons tatGATGCTGTTCCAATCCAGTCTAGTGTGGTGTTATGCTCCTGCTCATCCCCATCAATGGTGAGGAACCAAGCAGATTCCAGCACTCCATCTGTCATTTCCACCTGTGGCAGCAGACAGGGATCTAACATGGAGGGCACTGCAGCTGAATCAAGATCTACTTCAAACTCCTTACAGCAGCATACGGGACAGCAGCCTCCACAGCCTCGGAAGAAACGACCTGATGACTTCAAATTTGGGAAAATTCTGGGTGAAGGATCTTTTTCAACG GTTGTCTTGGCTCGAGAACTGGCGAGTTCTAGAGAATATGCCA ttaaaATTCTAGAAAAACGTCAtatcataaaagaaaacaaggtgcCATATGTGACACGAGAGAGAGATGTGATGTCCCGCTTGGATCACCCTTTTTTTGTGAAACTCTACTTCACCTTTCAAGATGATGAAAAGCTGT ATTTTGGGCTTAGCTATGCCAAAAACGGAGAGCTGCTGAAGTATATACGCAAAATTGGCTCGTTTGATGAGACCTGTACCAGGTTTTATACTGCTGAAATTGTATCAGCCCTGGAATATTTGCATGGGAAAGGAATAATTCACAG GGACCTTAAGCCAGAGAACATCTTGCTAAATGAAGATATGCACATTCAAATAACAGACTTTGGAACAGCAAAAGTATTATCTGCAGATAGCAGACAAG CACGGGCGAACTCATTTGTAGGGACGGCACAATATGtttctccagagctgctgaCAGAGAAATCTGCCTGTAAAAG ctCTGACCTCTGGGCTCTGGGATGTATAATATATCAGCTTGTAGCTGGATTGCCCCCGTTTAGAGCTGG aaatgaatATCTTATATTCCAGAAGATAATAAAGTTGGAATATGACTTTCCAGAAAAATTTTTTCCCAAGGCAAAAGACCTTGTTGAAAAGCTATTG GTTCTAGATGCTACCAACAGATTAGGTTGTGAAGAAATGGGAGGATATGGACCTCTTAAGGCTCACCCCTTCTTCGAATCCATTGTGTGGGAGAACCTACATCTTCAGACACCTCCGAAACTTACAGCGTATTTACCTGCTATGTCAGAGGATGACGAAGACTGTTACGGGAAT TATGACAATCTCCTGAGTCAGTTTGGTTGCATGCAAGTTTCTGGTTCTGCCTCTTCCCATTCACTGTCTGCCCCAGAGACAAGTACACCGCAGACAACAGGAGGAAATATTGAACAGTATATTCATGATCTTGACAACAATTCCTTTGAGCTGGACTTACAgttttctgaagatgaaaagaagtTACTTCTGGCAAAACAAGCTGGTGGAAATCCTTG gCATCAGTTTGTAGAAAATAACTTAATCCTAAAAATGGGTCCAGTGGACAAAAGAAAG GGATTGTTTGCACGTCGGCGCCAATTGCTGCTCACAGAAGGGCCCCACCTCTATTACGTGGATCCTGTCAACAAAGTTCTAAAAGGAGAAATCCCATGGTCTTCAGAGTTGCGGCCAGAAGCCAAgaattttaagacattttttgtTCACACA CCGAACAGGACGTATTACCTGATGGACCCAAGTGGAAATGCTCATAAATGGTGTAAAAAGATCCATGAAGTTTGGCGGCACAGATATCACCAGAATGCTGCTAAATAG
- the PDPK1 gene encoding 3-phosphoinositide-dependent protein kinase 1 isoform X1, with translation MASASSRLYDAVPIQSSVVLCSCSSPSMVRNQADSSTPSVISTCGSRQGSNMEGTAAESRSTSNSLQQHTGQQPPQPRKKRPDDFKFGKILGEGSFSTVVLARELASSREYAIKILEKRHIIKENKVPYVTRERDVMSRLDHPFFVKLYFTFQDDEKLYFGLSYAKNGELLKYIRKIGSFDETCTRFYTAEIVSALEYLHGKGIIHRDLKPENILLNEDMHIQITDFGTAKVLSADSRQARANSFVGTAQYVSPELLTEKSACKSSDLWALGCIIYQLVAGLPPFRAGNEYLIFQKIIKLEYDFPEKFFPKAKDLVEKLLVLDATNRLGCEEMGGYGPLKAHPFFESIVWENLHLQTPPKLTAYLPAMSEDDEDCYGNYDNLLSQFGCMQVSGSASSHSLSAPETSTPQTTGGNIEQYIHDLDNNSFELDLQFSEDEKKLLLAKQAGGNPWHQFVENNLILKMGPVDKRKGLFARRRQLLLTEGPHLYYVDPVNKVLKGEIPWSSELRPEAKNFKTFFVHTPNRTYYLMDPSGNAHKWCKKIHEVWRHRYHQNAAK, from the exons tatGATGCTGTTCCAATCCAGTCTAGTGTGGTGTTATGCTCCTGCTCATCCCCATCAATGGTGAGGAACCAAGCAGATTCCAGCACTCCATCTGTCATTTCCACCTGTGGCAGCAGACAGGGATCTAACATGGAGGGCACTGCAGCTGAATCAAGATCTACTTCAAACTCCTTACAGCAGCATACGGGACAGCAGCCTCCACAGCCTCGGAAGAAACGACCTGATGACTTCAAATTTGGGAAAATTCTGGGTGAAGGATCTTTTTCAACG GTTGTCTTGGCTCGAGAACTGGCGAGTTCTAGAGAATATGCCA ttaaaATTCTAGAAAAACGTCAtatcataaaagaaaacaaggtgcCATATGTGACACGAGAGAGAGATGTGATGTCCCGCTTGGATCACCCTTTTTTTGTGAAACTCTACTTCACCTTTCAAGATGATGAAAAGCTGT ATTTTGGGCTTAGCTATGCCAAAAACGGAGAGCTGCTGAAGTATATACGCAAAATTGGCTCGTTTGATGAGACCTGTACCAGGTTTTATACTGCTGAAATTGTATCAGCCCTGGAATATTTGCATGGGAAAGGAATAATTCACAG GGACCTTAAGCCAGAGAACATCTTGCTAAATGAAGATATGCACATTCAAATAACAGACTTTGGAACAGCAAAAGTATTATCTGCAGATAGCAGACAAG CACGGGCGAACTCATTTGTAGGGACGGCACAATATGtttctccagagctgctgaCAGAGAAATCTGCCTGTAAAAG ctCTGACCTCTGGGCTCTGGGATGTATAATATATCAGCTTGTAGCTGGATTGCCCCCGTTTAGAGCTGG aaatgaatATCTTATATTCCAGAAGATAATAAAGTTGGAATATGACTTTCCAGAAAAATTTTTTCCCAAGGCAAAAGACCTTGTTGAAAAGCTATTG GTTCTAGATGCTACCAACAGATTAGGTTGTGAAGAAATGGGAGGATATGGACCTCTTAAGGCTCACCCCTTCTTCGAATCCATTGTGTGGGAGAACCTACATCTTCAGACACCTCCGAAACTTACAGCGTATTTACCTGCTATGTCAGAGGATGACGAAGACTGTTACGGGAAT TATGACAATCTCCTGAGTCAGTTTGGTTGCATGCAAGTTTCTGGTTCTGCCTCTTCCCATTCACTGTCTGCCCCAGAGACAAGTACACCGCAGACAACAGGAGGAAATATTGAACAGTATATTCATGATCTTGACAACAATTCCTTTGAGCTGGACTTACAgttttctgaagatgaaaagaagtTACTTCTGGCAAAACAAGCTGGTGGAAATCCTTG gCATCAGTTTGTAGAAAATAACTTAATCCTAAAAATGGGTCCAGTGGACAAAAGAAAG GGATTGTTTGCACGTCGGCGCCAATTGCTGCTCACAGAAGGGCCCCACCTCTATTACGTGGATCCTGTCAACAAAGTTCTAAAAGGAGAAATCCCATGGTCTTCAGAGTTGCGGCCAGAAGCCAAgaattttaagacattttttgtTCACACA CCGAACAGGACGTATTACCTGATGGACCCAAGTGGAAATGCTCATAAATGGTGTAAAAAGATCCATGAAGTTTGGCGGCACAGATATCACCAGAATGCTGCTAAATAG